A stretch of DNA from Roseovarius sp. W115:
GCTTTTCGGTGCGCGTAGGCGTCAACCGCATGGTGCTCTGGGGCACGCTCGTGACCACAAGCGGCGTGGCGCTCAATCTTTCTCTTTTCTATGCCGGGTTGGGATCGGCCTATAGCTTTTTTGGCCTCATGACCCTTATGGGTCTCGGCAACGGCATGACCATCCCCAACGCCACGGCCGGGGCGCTCTCAGTGCGTCCGCACCTTGCCGGGACAGCCAGCGGGCTTGCCGGGGCCTTGATGATTGGCGGCGGCGCGGCCCTTTCGGCTTTGGCCGGCGCGCTGCTGGCCCCAGGCACTGGGGCATTCCCGCTCTTGTGGATCATGGCGTGCACCTCAGCCGCAGGAACGGTGGCCATTTCCTTTGTCATCTGGCGGGAAAGGCGGCTGGCGCTCACACCGCGCTGAAAATCCCGTCCAACCAATCGTGAACCACCCTGATCCGATCAAGCCCGGCGTGATCGCGGCGCGTCAGCACCCAAAACTCTCTCTCCGGGATGTGGGTCGCCTCCATACCCAAGCGGCGAAGCCCGGGCATCGCATCGGCGATGATCCGGGGTAAAAGAGACTTTCCAAGCCCGGCCTGAACCGCACGCAACAGACCTTCGGCATCGTTCACAGATAGACCGGCACGACGTGACCCGGGCGCATTGGCCAGAGTTTCAATCGCTTGCGCAATCTCCAGATGCTGCATGTTTGGCTCAAACCCGATCCAAGGCAGATCGCCGCCCGCCATGCGGGCCGCGTAACATCCATATGACATCACGCCAATTTTCCGCGTCAAAACGCCCTGCCCGCCGGTTCTTGGCCGCGCCAGACGCAACGCAATATCAGCCTCTCCCTCAAGGATATCCGCATCCCGTGCCTCTGCCACAAGTTCGATCTTCAAGCCCGGCGCAAGATCGCGAAGCGCACCGAGTTGCGGCAGCAATACGTGGTGCGCCAGAATGGGCACCGTCGAAAGACGCACGCGTCCGGCCAACCCATCTGGTTGCGCGCCTAGACCTGCCCGAATGCGACGCTCTACATCTTCCATAGCCTCGGCCTGACCCGCCACTTTGCGGCCTGCCTGGGTCAGCCGCATTTGACCATGGCTGCCACGCGCGACCAAAGCGATGCCAAGCGCCTCCTCCAGCGCGGCCACCCGCCTTGAAACGGTGGTCTTGTCCACATTGAGCTGGCGGGCCGCTTTATTCAGGCTGCCGCCCCGCATCAGCGCCAGAATGTATTTCAGATCGTCCCATGTCATGATGCTGCAATTTTGCACCGAGATGAGGCATTTTTCCAGTCTGTGCTGCGCTTGTGCCGTATTTCACAATGCATAGGACATAAAAGGAGTTCCCGATGATCTTTATCGTTCTCTTCGAAGACGCCGATGGAAAAGAACATCTGCGTCAGGCGCATATGGCCGATCACCTTACGTTTCTAGCCGCAAATGCTGACAAAATCACCGCCGCTGGCCCCCTGTTTACCTCCAACGGGGATGGGCGCGGTGGAATGTGGAGCGTCAAGGCCGAAGATGCAGAAGCCGTTGAAGAGCTGGTGCGCGCCGATCCGTTCTATCCGACAGGGCTTCGCAAAACCTGCACGGTTCTTGAATGGCGTCAGGTCTTTCGCGACGGCGCACGCGTGACACGCTGACCCAACACGGGCTTGCGTCCTCGGACAGAGTTTGCAAAATAATCTTCGCATATTTGCAAATGAGGCTTTCCCGATGCGCGCGCAAAAAATCTATGCTGGTGTCAAACTGCGCGAGATGCGCCGGACCTTGACCCTGACCCAAAAGGAGTTTGCCGAAAAGCTTGGGGTCTCCCTGCCCTATCTGAACCAGATGGAAAACAACAAGCGCCCGATCAGCACCACGGTGGTGCTGGCGCTGGCGCAGGAGTTTGGCTTTGACGTCACCGAGCTCAGCAGCGCGGATTCCGAGCGTCTTGTCAGTGATATGCGTGAGGCGCTGGCCGACCCGGTTTTTGCCGATGACATGCCGCCCTTGAGCGATCTGCGCCTGACGGCCTCCAATGCTCCATCCCTGGCGCGTGCCTTTCTCGAACTGCACCGGGCGTATAGAGAGACGCACGAAAGATTGGCCAGTCTCGATGAGGCTCTGGGTCGGGAAGATGCGCGTATTCAGACAAGCCCCTGGGATGAAGTGCGCGACTTCTTTCACTATTGCGACAACTACATCGACGCCGTGGACCGGGCGGCGGAACATTTTGCCTCTGGCGCGGACGACCCCCGGCAGATCCGCGATCTGGCGGAGGCGCGGCTGTCCGAGCTTGGCATCAAGATCGCCGGAAGCGACGGCCCGCATCTGCGCCGTTTTGATGCGGTGGATCGCATCTTGTATCTCTCAACGCTAGCTGAACCTGAGACCCGAACCTTTCAGCTCTTGCTACAGCTTGCCCTCCTGACGCAGGATAAACTGCTTGAGGCAACGCTTGATCTCGCCCGGTTTCAGACCGAGGCTGCGCGCTCCATCGCCAAGATCGGGCTGGCGAATTATTTCGCCGGGGCCGCCCTCATGCCTTATGGTGCTTTCTTGCAGGCTGCTCAGACGCATCGACATGATCTGGAGGTGCTGGCCACGCGCTTTGGGGCGTCTATCGAGCAGGTGTGCCACCGCCTCTCCACCATGCAGCGCCCCGGTGCCAAGGGCGTGCCTTTCTTCTTTGTGCGCGTGGATCAGGCTGGCACGATCACCAAACGCCATTCCGCC
This window harbors:
- a CDS encoding LysR family transcriptional regulator gives rise to the protein MTWDDLKYILALMRGGSLNKAARQLNVDKTTVSRRVAALEEALGIALVARGSHGQMRLTQAGRKVAGQAEAMEDVERRIRAGLGAQPDGLAGRVRLSTVPILAHHVLLPQLGALRDLAPGLKIELVAEARDADILEGEADIALRLARPRTGGQGVLTRKIGVMSYGCYAARMAGGDLPWIGFEPNMQHLEIAQAIETLANAPGSRRAGLSVNDAEGLLRAVQAGLGKSLLPRIIADAMPGLRRLGMEATHIPEREFWVLTRRDHAGLDRIRVVHDWLDGIFSAV
- a CDS encoding YciI family protein: MIFIVLFEDADGKEHLRQAHMADHLTFLAANADKITAAGPLFTSNGDGRGGMWSVKAEDAEAVEELVRADPFYPTGLRKTCTVLEWRQVFRDGARVTR
- a CDS encoding helix-turn-helix domain-containing protein — its product is MRAQKIYAGVKLREMRRTLTLTQKEFAEKLGVSLPYLNQMENNKRPISTTVVLALAQEFGFDVTELSSADSERLVSDMREALADPVFADDMPPLSDLRLTASNAPSLARAFLELHRAYRETHERLASLDEALGREDARIQTSPWDEVRDFFHYCDNYIDAVDRAAEHFASGADDPRQIRDLAEARLSELGIKIAGSDGPHLRRFDAVDRILYLSTLAEPETRTFQLLLQLALLTQDKLLEATLDLARFQTEAARSIAKIGLANYFAGAALMPYGAFLQAAQTHRHDLEVLATRFGASIEQVCHRLSTMQRPGAKGVPFFFVRVDQAGTITKRHSATRLQFARFGGACALWNVHRAFETPGRFLRQLAETPDGVRYISLARDVSKSGGHFGAPVRRFAVALGCEVRHADALVYADDLDLGNARAFEPIGISCRICERTDCHQRSVPPLERRLQVTPDERGVLPYQVG